CGCGGCCGGTACAACAATGCCCTGCCGAATCTCTACAACGCGCTGCTGCATATCGGCATCCGGGCCGAAGTCTGCAACCTGCGGCAAATCCGCGAAGGCATACTCGACGGCGCGAAGGCGCTGTTCATCCCGTTCCGGCCGTACGTCGATCCGTGGATGGAGAAGGTGCTCCGCCGCTTCGTTGAAAACGGCGGCGCGCTGATTGCCGAGTCGCCGTTTGCGCTGAAGGGGAGCTGCGGCATTCACTACGAGGTGACGCCGGGCGGCATGACCGATCTGTTCGGCGCGCAGGTCTACGATCTCGGGAAGCTGCCCGGCTCGGATTGCGGCGGCATTCCGGCTTTCGATTTCAGGGCGGAAATGGAGGTCGCGGCGGGGACGGTCGAGGCGCGTTTCGCCGACGGAGCTCCGGCGGTCGTGTCGCACGCATACGGGAAAGGGAGAACCGTGCTGTACGCATCGCAGCTTTCGATGGCGTACCAGATCGAACGGCCGTTCTATCCGAACGACGTTCCGGTTTTGTCGTGGGAGCAGGCCGGGCCGTTCCGGCGGGAGCTGGCAAAACAGCTTGAAAAATCCGGCATCCTGCCGAAGTGGAGGATTTCCGGCGCCGGCGGCGAAGCGCGGAAATATATTCAGGTCGTGCCGCGCCGGCAGCCGGACGGCCGCGGTTTGTGGTTCGTGTTGAACATGGATGATGTGCCGCGTGAATTTTCGCTCCGTTTCGACGGGGCGGAGAAGATGCGGCCGCTCGGCGTTTCCGCCGGCGATGAAACTGCGGAGTTCCGCGACGGAGCATTCAATTTCAAGCTCGGAGAATGGGGGTGGGCGGTGCTGGCCGCCGCGAATGGAAAATGAAGATCACGAAACTGAAGACTTATATCTGCAACTGTTTCCGCACGAACTGGGTGTTCGTCAAAGTCGAGACCGATTCCGGCATTCACGGCTGGGGCGAAGCGACGCTCGAGTACCGAGAGCCGACCGTCGCCGCGGCGATTCATGACCTTGAAGGCTGGCTGATCGGCAGGGACCCGCACAATATCGAGGCGTTCCGCCACGACTGTTACCGCGATGCGTACTGGCGCGGCGGCCCGGTCCTGATGAGCGCGCTCGCCGGCGTCGAAATCGCGTTGTGGGATATCAAGGGCAAAGCGCTCGGCGTTCCGGTCTGGCAGCTGCTCGGCGGCAAGGTGCGCGACGCGGTCCCGATCTACGTGAACGGCTGGTTCGCCCCGGCGAAAACGCCGGATGAATTCGCCGCGAAGGCCGCCGCGGTCCGGGAGCACCGTTTTCTCGGCTGCAAGTGGGACCCGTTCGGCAAGGCGTGGCAGCAGATCGGCAGGCGCGAACTCGACTCCGCCATGGAGTGTGTCCGCAAGGTCTCCGAAACCGTCGGACAGGATGTGCTGCTGCTGATCGAGGGACACGGCCGTTTCGACATTCCGACCGCGGTGAAGATCGGCCGGCGGCTCGAGGAGTTCGACATCTGCTGGTTCGAGGAGCCGCTGCCGCCCGATGACCTCAACGGCATGCGTGAAGTCAAGGAGCGCGTGCGCGTGTCGCTCGCGGCCGGCGAACGGCTCTACAACCGCTACGAGTACCGGCAGTTCTTCGACCTGAACTGCGCGGATTACATCCAGCCCGACATTTCGCACGCCGGCGGCATCTTCGAAATGCGGCTGCTCGGCGCCGAGGCGGAGGCGCGCCACATCGGTTTCTGCCCGCACAATCCGTCCGGGCCGGTCGCGAACGCGGCGACGCTGCAGCTCGCCGGCTGTGTGCCGAACTTCGTGATCCTCGAAATGATGATGACCGACGTGCCCTACCGGGCGGAAATCTGCGACGAGGAGCTCGTGGTGCGCGAGGGCAGGATGGTCATTCCGGACCGCCCCGGCATCGGCATCGACCTCGACGAAAACGAACTTCTGAAACACCCGTACCAGCCGGTCGGGCTGCGCCACTACCGTGGCGACCTGACCGATATCCGGCCGCCCGATGCCGTGAAATATTACCGGGTCGGGTGACTTCCGCTTGCAATCCGCGCCCGGGCTGTCTATATTGAAGAGGAACCAACCGGGGAGGGCGGAGAATGGATTTGCGTAAAGAGTTGATGGTCAGTCCGGGGGAGAAGGTCGATCTGGGCCGGATCGATCCCGCCGGCACGTTCGGGTTCGGCAAGGACGACGAAATCCTGAAGGAGACGGCCGGGAACAGCGCCGAGCTGGCGAAGCTTCAGTTCGACCTGTACGCCGAGGGGAAGCGCTCGCTTCTCGTCGTGCTGCAGGGGATGGATGCGGCCGGGAAAGACGGCGTCATCAACCACGTTCTCGCGCCGCTGAATCCGCAGGGGTGCCGGGTGCAGTCGTTCAAGACGCCGAGCGCGCTCGAGCTCGCGCACGATTTCCTCTGGCGCGTCCATATGGTCGCGCCGAAGAAGGGGGAGATCGTGATCTTCAACCGGTCGCATTACGAGGACGTGCTGATCCAGCGCGTTCACAAGATGGTTCCGGAAGAGGTCTGGCGCGAGCGTTACGAATTCATCAACGATTTCGAAAAGCTGCTTGTGAAGAGCGGGACCGTGAT
The nucleotide sequence above comes from Victivallis lenta. Encoded proteins:
- the dgoD gene encoding galactonate dehydratase; the encoded protein is MKITKLKTYICNCFRTNWVFVKVETDSGIHGWGEATLEYREPTVAAAIHDLEGWLIGRDPHNIEAFRHDCYRDAYWRGGPVLMSALAGVEIALWDIKGKALGVPVWQLLGGKVRDAVPIYVNGWFAPAKTPDEFAAKAAAVREHRFLGCKWDPFGKAWQQIGRRELDSAMECVRKVSETVGQDVLLLIEGHGRFDIPTAVKIGRRLEEFDICWFEEPLPPDDLNGMREVKERVRVSLAAGERLYNRYEYRQFFDLNCADYIQPDISHAGGIFEMRLLGAEAEARHIGFCPHNPSGPVANAATLQLAGCVPNFVILEMMMTDVPYRAEICDEELVVREGRMVIPDRPGIGIDLDENELLKHPYQPVGLRHYRGDLTDIRPPDAVKYYRVG
- a CDS encoding polyphosphate kinase 2 family protein, whose product is MDLRKELMVSPGEKVDLGRIDPAGTFGFGKDDEILKETAGNSAELAKLQFDLYAEGKRSLLVVLQGMDAAGKDGVINHVLAPLNPQGCRVQSFKTPSALELAHDFLWRVHMVAPKKGEIVIFNRSHYEDVLIQRVHKMVPEEVWRERYEFINDFEKLLVKSGTVIVKFYLHISPEEQLKRFKDRLDDPSRQWKISSADYAERKLWPEYRKAFEEALERCSTAQAPWYVIPADRKYFRNYAVSRILADTLKEMRLELPPVSVDIAAVREEYANAKQLEKEGLGPDGTPAKSAK